From Proteus vulgaris:
TGCATGGTTAAGGAGGTTAAAATAACACAGTAATCCTAACTAAGTGATTGAAGCTTTGCTCTTGCTCGTTTTTCTGATTGCTGATTAACCCAAATACTCACTAATATCACAATCATACCGATAATTTGTAAGCTAGTTAATTGTTGTTCTAATAACGCCCAACCTAAAATAACAGCACTAAGCGGGCTTAAAAATCCTAATGATGCTACAGAGCTTGGCCCTAATAATGCCAGTCCTCTAAACCAGAAAATATAGGTTAATGCTCCACCAATTAACGTTAAATAGGCTAAGCCTAAAAGATTAATCCCCGTTAATGAAGGTAATGCAGGTTCAAATAATAACGCAAAAGGTAATAATACAGCGCCACCAGCAGTTAATTGCCACGCGGTAAACGTTAAAGGAGTAACTGGCGGTTGCCAACGACGACTTAATACAGTACCCGCTGCCATTGATAAGGCGCCACCTAATCCTGCCATTATTCCGATAGGATCAAGTGTTGCATTAGGTGTAAGTATTAATATTGCCACACCTAATATGCCACCTAATGCTGCTGAAATAGAAAGCCATGATAAAGGTGTTTGTAATAACCAACGAGACAAAAATAAGACAATTAAAGGCTGAACTGCTCCTACAGTTGCTGCAACACCACCAGGTAAACGATAAGCAGAAATAAATAATAACCACCAAAATAGTGAGAAATTTAAAATACCCAAAATGATTACGCGTAACCACCATATCCCTTGAGGCAGTTGTCTCATAATTATTAATAATAAAATACCAGCAGGTAATGCACGTAATGCAGCCAATGTCATTGGTACGTTAGCGGGCAACATTTCGGTTGTCACAATATACGTACTTCCCCAAACAATGGGAGCTGAAGCTGTTAATAAAAGCGTTGTGTATCGATTCATAAAGTGACTCAATTTATTTGTCATTGTGATTTATCTTGAGGTCAAGATAAATTGATAATACCTTGACGTCAAGATAAATAATTGACATGATAAATGCATGGACAGAATAGATAGAATTACCGAACAATGGCAACGTGAACGACCTGATCTTGATATTAGCCCAATGGGGTTAATTGGCCGGTTGGGTAATATCACTTTGCATCTTTCCCGCGAAATGGAGAAAGTTTTTTCCCAATTTGGCTTGAATACATCAAGTTTTGATGTGCTTGCCACATTACGACGAGCAGGAAATCCTTATACTCTTTCTCCTGGTGAAATGTTATCAACATTGATGGTTACATCGGGCACAATGACAAACCGTATTGATCAATTAGAAAAAGCAGGCTGGGTTATTCGTAAAGTTAATCCGGAAGATGGTCGTAGCTTTTTAGTTTCTTTAACACCACAAGGTTTGGAATTAATCAATCAAGTTATTGAAGCTCATGTTAATAATCAAAAACGTTTGGTAGCGGGTTTATCACAACAAGAACAGCAAGCATTAAATGCATTACTAAAAGTTTTTCTTAATTCCCTAGAATAATATTTTTCCCCCTATTCTATTTTCTGCAAGATATTTAATAATAAAGGTAAGTACAGAAACCGAGTGTTCTTACTTACCTTCTTTTCTTTGTTTGCTTAAAAACCCTTCTTTTTATGCCGTTTTTGTTTATTTAGGCACCTAATGTGCATGAAGTCACATTTTTACTTTGATTTAAATCAAAGATGTATTCTATTTACTATTTTTAGGTTGCTGAATACCAAAAGTTAAATTATAAAGCGAATGATAATCATTATTGATCTCATTAGGATCTGTAACTATGTGCATTCAATTTAAATCTTGCTTCGTCTTATCTGCTCTAACTCTCTCACTTTCTCAATACGCCATTGCTGAAACGGCGTCACCTAAAGAAGAAACGCTAGTTGTTACTACAACACGTAGTGCTTCCTCTTTATGGAATAGCCCTGCGACCATTCAAGTCATTGATAAAGAGTCATTAAGTCAATCAACAGCTTCTTCTATTGCGGATCAATTGCGTGATATTCCTGGTGTTGAAGTGACTGATAATAGCCTCGCGGGCCGTAAACAAATTCGTATTCGTGGCGAATCTTCATCACGTGTACTTTTATTGGTTGATGGGCAAGAAGTCACCTATCAACGAGGTGGTCAAAACTTTGGTGCGGGTATTTTAATTGATGAATCTGCCCTAGAGCGTATTGAGGTGGTTAAAGGTCCCTATTCTGTACTTTATGGTTCACAAGCTATTGGCGGTGTGGTGAATTTAATCACCCAAAAAGGTGGCGATAAGCCCTTTGGTGGCAATGTTAAAGTTGTTTATGACTCAGCAACGATGGGATGGCGTGAGTCTGCGTTAATTTCAGGCACAATAGGTGATTTTGAATACCGTTTTAA
This genomic window contains:
- a CDS encoding EamA family transporter; the encoded protein is MNRYTTLLLTASAPIVWGSTYIVTTEMLPANVPMTLAALRALPAGILLLIIMRQLPQGIWWLRVIILGILNFSLFWWLLFISAYRLPGGVAATVGAVQPLIVLFLSRWLLQTPLSWLSISAALGGILGVAILILTPNATLDPIGIMAGLGGALSMAAGTVLSRRWQPPVTPLTFTAWQLTAGGAVLLPFALLFEPALPSLTGINLLGLAYLTLIGGALTYIFWFRGLALLGPSSVASLGFLSPLSAVILGWALLEQQLTSLQIIGMIVILVSIWVNQQSEKRARAKLQSLS
- a CDS encoding MarR family winged helix-turn-helix transcriptional regulator — translated: MDRIDRITEQWQRERPDLDISPMGLIGRLGNITLHLSREMEKVFSQFGLNTSSFDVLATLRRAGNPYTLSPGEMLSTLMVTSGTMTNRIDQLEKAGWVIRKVNPEDGRSFLVSLTPQGLELINQVIEAHVNNQKRLVAGLSQQEQQALNALLKVFLNSLE